Proteins encoded within one genomic window of Paenarthrobacter sp. JL.01a:
- a CDS encoding FadR/GntR family transcriptional regulator: MTTSGVVPQARFSAQARLRALQSDIMELILERELEAGDPLPTESELSVALGVGRNTLRESLKVLQALGVIEIRHGFGMFVAPSNFDALADGLTFRGRLSLRHQGLEALQLVDVRQALESGLIGSSIDVMTSEQLSSIEESVKQMEELAAAGENFVAADAEFHRRLFEPLNNELLINLMGVFWKVYRKIHVEIGPGNEDLVKTAAMHRDIYAAVAAGDKAAAAELLNRHFDGIRRRISEAVGE, encoded by the coding sequence ATGACAACTTCCGGTGTGGTTCCGCAGGCGCGGTTCAGTGCACAGGCCCGGCTGCGTGCGTTGCAGTCGGACATTATGGAACTGATCCTTGAGCGCGAGCTCGAGGCCGGCGATCCTTTGCCCACCGAAAGTGAGCTGTCGGTCGCTCTTGGGGTCGGGCGGAATACCCTCCGCGAGTCACTCAAGGTGCTCCAGGCCCTGGGTGTCATCGAAATCCGCCACGGGTTCGGCATGTTCGTCGCCCCCAGCAACTTCGATGCGCTCGCCGACGGCCTCACGTTCCGCGGCCGGTTGTCACTCCGCCACCAAGGGCTCGAAGCGCTGCAGCTGGTCGACGTCCGCCAAGCCCTTGAGTCCGGACTGATCGGTTCCTCCATCGACGTCATGACGTCGGAGCAGTTGTCATCCATCGAGGAATCGGTCAAGCAGATGGAGGAGCTGGCAGCAGCCGGCGAGAACTTCGTAGCCGCCGATGCCGAGTTCCACCGCCGGCTTTTCGAACCCCTCAATAACGAGCTCCTGATCAACCTGATGGGCGTTTTCTGGAAGGTATACAGGAAGATCCACGTGGAGATCGGCCCTGGCAACGAGGACCTGGTGAAGACGGCCGCGATGCACCGGGACATCTATGCCGCCGTGGCCGCTGGCGACAAGGCCGCGGCCGCCGAACTGCTCAACCGGCATTTCGATGGCATCCGCCGCCGCATCAGCGAGGCCGTGGGCGAGTAA
- a CDS encoding MFS transporter, which translates to MKRGTKWFILVGSFVIYLFDALEIAVLSFALPAISKELALTPLAGGLLATATLLGMGCSSVITGWLADNRGRRVALIVSMAVFVALTSALFVVPNYGIFVALRFLAGIGLGGVWSVLSTYIVETWPAQQRGRAVAFVLAAYPLGGAGAALIAGVFMPDWRTLFLVTGLSALLPLLMVVFFFPESKAWLEERAGQQASTVTVKEVFTGSYRRRTIFATLVAVCAFVGFYGASTWMPSYLATERGLDPRQVSLFMTILNLGMFAGYIVFGWIADRIGRRNAIMLSLAGTGLLMPLYGLVTNQAVLLWMGPLYAFFMTFAGLFGSYLGELYPTRIRTTGAGFCFNIGRGVAAFAPLAMGGIAATWGFSSGLILSGAVFLAGGALMLFLPTPTAAPPRTIRQSSPTFRKNPSTMPDLIDLSVSLRGGIASDPPGMTPEIEYFTHRETAKDLVSYFPGMNEADLPGEEGWAIERINATTHTGTHLDAPYHYASIMDGGARAITIDEVPLEWCFGRGVKLDFRHFEDGYVATADDVEAELSRVGHQLEPGDIVVVNTAAGARYGFDDYLSRGCGMGREATLYLTSRGVRVTGTDAWSWDAPFIHTAKRYVETGDNSLIWEGHKAGMEIGYCHIEKLHNLEALPATGFRISCFPVKIHGASAGWTRAVAILDTEAGK; encoded by the coding sequence ATGAAACGTGGAACCAAATGGTTCATCCTCGTTGGGTCATTCGTCATCTACCTCTTCGATGCCCTCGAAATTGCTGTGCTGTCCTTCGCGCTCCCGGCCATAAGCAAGGAATTGGCGCTCACTCCGCTGGCAGGCGGGTTGTTGGCCACCGCGACGCTGCTGGGCATGGGCTGCTCCAGTGTGATCACGGGTTGGCTGGCCGATAACCGTGGTCGCCGGGTTGCGCTCATCGTGTCCATGGCGGTGTTCGTCGCGCTGACGTCCGCGTTGTTTGTCGTGCCGAACTACGGCATCTTCGTGGCCCTTCGCTTTCTGGCGGGTATTGGCCTTGGGGGCGTCTGGTCCGTCCTGTCCACCTACATCGTCGAAACCTGGCCGGCGCAGCAGCGCGGACGGGCGGTGGCGTTCGTGCTTGCCGCGTACCCGCTCGGCGGCGCCGGTGCGGCCTTGATCGCAGGCGTCTTCATGCCCGACTGGCGGACGCTCTTCCTGGTCACGGGCTTGTCCGCACTTCTGCCCCTGCTGATGGTGGTGTTCTTCTTCCCCGAATCCAAGGCCTGGCTGGAAGAGCGGGCAGGCCAGCAGGCGTCCACCGTTACCGTCAAAGAAGTGTTCACCGGCAGCTATCGCCGCCGCACGATCTTCGCCACCCTGGTCGCAGTCTGCGCCTTCGTTGGTTTCTACGGGGCTTCAACATGGATGCCCAGCTACCTGGCGACCGAGCGCGGCCTCGATCCCCGGCAGGTCAGCCTCTTCATGACCATCCTGAACCTGGGTATGTTCGCCGGGTACATCGTGTTCGGCTGGATCGCGGACAGGATTGGCCGCCGCAACGCCATCATGCTCTCGCTGGCCGGCACCGGATTGTTGATGCCGCTGTATGGACTGGTCACCAACCAGGCCGTCCTGCTGTGGATGGGCCCGCTGTACGCGTTCTTCATGACGTTTGCCGGCCTGTTCGGCTCCTACCTCGGGGAGTTGTACCCCACCAGGATCCGCACAACCGGCGCCGGATTCTGCTTCAACATCGGGCGGGGCGTCGCGGCCTTCGCGCCTCTGGCCATGGGCGGAATCGCGGCGACCTGGGGCTTCTCGTCCGGGCTCATCCTCTCCGGCGCAGTCTTCCTGGCAGGTGGCGCTCTCATGCTCTTCCTGCCCACACCCACCGCGGCTCCTCCGCGGACAATCCGGCAATCGAGCCCAACCTTCAGAAAGAATCCATCAACAATGCCTGACCTTATAGACCTGTCCGTCAGCCTCCGCGGGGGAATCGCCTCGGATCCGCCGGGTATGACGCCCGAGATCGAATATTTCACCCATCGGGAAACCGCCAAGGACCTGGTGTCCTATTTCCCCGGGATGAATGAGGCGGATCTGCCGGGGGAGGAAGGCTGGGCCATCGAGCGCATCAATGCCACCACCCATACCGGTACACATCTGGACGCTCCATATCACTACGCCTCCATCATGGACGGGGGAGCGCGTGCCATCACCATCGATGAAGTTCCGCTGGAATGGTGCTTCGGCCGCGGAGTGAAACTGGACTTCCGCCACTTCGAGGATGGCTACGTCGCCACGGCCGACGACGTCGAGGCTGAACTGTCGCGGGTGGGGCACCAGCTCGAGCCGGGAGACATTGTGGTGGTCAACACCGCGGCCGGCGCGCGGTACGGCTTCGACGATTACCTGTCCAGGGGTTGCGGGATGGGCCGCGAAGCCACCCTCTACCTCACCAGCCGCGGAGTCCGGGTCACCGGCACCGACGCCTGGAGCTGGGACGCCCCCTTCATCCACACGGCCAAGCGCTACGTGGAAACCGGGGACAACTCGCTGATCTGGGAAGGCCATAAAGCCGGGATGGAGATCGGGTACTGCCACATCGAGAAACTGCACAACCTTGAGGCCTTGCCTGCCACGGGGTTCCGTATCTCTTGTTTCCCGGTGAAAATCCACGGAGCCTCCGCAGGGTGGACCCGCGCGGTTGCGATTCTGGATACGGAGGCGGGCAAATGA
- a CDS encoding TetR/AcrR family transcriptional regulator, which produces MSTEVQGNTAGTRRREQILDVAVKMFADRGFEATTMRAVAEETGTTAPLVIYHFATKLELYRAVFTRYQHLNEERRRQVLAVETSASDAVERIVDAFLMPTLKAQETEDGKLFARLVLREASDPGAHERGILAEYFDPMARDFIEVMRKALPDKPRGFHEWAYMFGVGALTGTALPQRIAALSDLGNINDFRYDYLRSVLVAGWRGAAPK; this is translated from the coding sequence ATGTCCACAGAAGTGCAGGGGAATACGGCAGGAACGCGCCGCCGGGAGCAGATCCTTGATGTCGCGGTGAAGATGTTCGCCGACCGGGGCTTCGAGGCCACCACCATGCGGGCGGTCGCCGAGGAAACCGGGACCACCGCACCGTTGGTCATCTACCATTTCGCCACCAAGTTGGAGCTCTACAGGGCGGTCTTCACCCGTTACCAGCACCTCAACGAGGAACGTCGCCGGCAGGTCCTGGCCGTCGAGACCTCGGCGAGTGACGCCGTCGAGCGGATTGTTGACGCCTTCCTCATGCCCACCCTGAAGGCCCAGGAAACTGAAGACGGGAAGCTGTTCGCCCGGCTCGTTCTCCGCGAGGCTTCCGATCCGGGCGCCCACGAACGCGGCATCCTGGCCGAATACTTCGATCCCATGGCGCGGGATTTCATCGAGGTGATGCGCAAGGCCTTGCCTGACAAGCCACGCGGTTTCCACGAATGGGCCTACATGTTCGGCGTGGGCGCGCTCACGGGCACGGCACTTCCCCAGAGGATCGCAGCCCTGTCGGACCTCGGCAACATCAACGATTTCCGCTACGACTACCTGCGCTCGGTGCTCGTGGCGGGCTGGCGCGGCGCCGCACCCAAGTAG
- a CDS encoding ABC transporter substrate-binding protein: protein MSKTIQSLPLVNDASRRNFLKLSGAVGAAAAFTATLSACGGAASTTTGNATNTAAVNKDLTIEAGISYALSTGFDPLSSSGATPMAANLHIFEGLIELHPATREPYNALAASDPKKVNDTTYQVTIREGAKFHDGTPVTTEDVAFSFTRVMDPANKSLFSQFIPFIQDVKPVDAKTVEFTLKYAFPGFGPRISVVKIVPKALATDLKAFDAKPVGSGPYKLVSAVKDDKIVFEAFADYNGPKPALAKGMTWLLLSDAAARVTAVQSGRVQAIEDVPYLDVDGLKSKVKVESVQSFGLLFLMFNCAKAPFDNKLVRQALHYGLDKEAIIKKALFGNAKAASSYFQEGHPDYVKAKNVYGFDTSKAADLLKQAGVTNLEFELLTTDTAWVKDVAPLILESWNKIPGVKVTVKSLQSGALYSDRVGKGDYSVVAAPGDPSVFGNDADLLLSWFYSGSTWMEKRAFWTAPERTKLQDLMNKGSQASGEEAKKTVGEIVDLVSEEVPLYPVFHRQLPSAWDEKKLNGFKPLPTTGLSFIDFGRTA from the coding sequence ATGAGCAAGACGATCCAAAGCCTGCCGCTGGTCAACGATGCCAGCCGCCGGAACTTCCTGAAGCTAAGCGGCGCAGTTGGTGCAGCAGCCGCCTTCACGGCTACCCTCTCTGCGTGCGGCGGCGCTGCCAGCACCACCACCGGAAACGCAACGAACACCGCTGCAGTAAACAAGGACCTCACCATCGAGGCAGGCATCTCCTACGCACTCTCAACGGGGTTCGATCCGCTGAGCTCCTCAGGTGCCACCCCGATGGCCGCAAACCTGCACATCTTCGAAGGCCTTATCGAACTGCACCCGGCCACCCGCGAGCCCTACAACGCGCTGGCTGCCTCAGACCCCAAGAAGGTCAACGACACCACCTACCAGGTGACCATCCGCGAGGGCGCCAAGTTCCACGACGGCACCCCCGTCACCACCGAAGACGTAGCCTTCTCCTTCACCCGCGTCATGGACCCTGCCAACAAGTCCCTGTTCTCGCAGTTCATCCCGTTCATCCAGGACGTCAAGCCCGTTGATGCCAAGACGGTGGAGTTCACCCTTAAGTACGCCTTCCCGGGCTTCGGTCCGCGCATCTCCGTGGTGAAGATCGTTCCCAAGGCCCTTGCCACGGACCTCAAGGCCTTCGACGCCAAGCCCGTTGGCTCCGGCCCCTACAAGTTGGTCTCCGCCGTCAAGGACGACAAGATCGTCTTCGAGGCGTTCGCCGACTACAACGGCCCCAAGCCTGCCCTGGCCAAGGGCATGACCTGGCTCCTCCTTTCAGACGCCGCCGCCCGCGTCACCGCCGTCCAGTCCGGCCGTGTCCAGGCCATCGAGGACGTGCCCTACCTTGATGTCGACGGACTTAAGTCCAAGGTCAAGGTTGAGTCCGTACAGTCCTTCGGTCTGCTGTTCCTGATGTTCAACTGCGCCAAGGCACCCTTCGACAACAAGCTGGTCCGCCAGGCCCTGCACTATGGCCTGGACAAGGAAGCGATCATCAAAAAGGCCCTGTTCGGCAATGCCAAGGCAGCCAGCTCCTACTTCCAGGAAGGCCACCCGGACTACGTCAAGGCAAAGAACGTCTACGGCTTCGACACCTCCAAGGCCGCAGACCTTTTGAAGCAGGCCGGCGTGACCAACCTCGAATTCGAACTCCTCACCACGGACACTGCCTGGGTCAAGGATGTCGCACCGCTGATCCTCGAATCCTGGAACAAGATTCCCGGCGTCAAGGTCACCGTCAAGAGCCTCCAGTCCGGTGCCCTGTACAGCGACCGCGTGGGCAAGGGCGACTACTCGGTCGTCGCCGCCCCGGGTGATCCTTCCGTGTTCGGCAACGACGCGGACCTGCTCCTGAGCTGGTTCTACTCGGGCTCTACGTGGATGGAAAAGCGCGCCTTCTGGACCGCTCCGGAGCGCACCAAGCTGCAGGACCTCATGAACAAGGGCTCCCAGGCCTCCGGAGAGGAAGCCAAGAAGACCGTCGGCGAAATCGTGGACCTCGTCTCCGAGGAAGTCCCGCTGTACCCTGTCTTCCACCGCCAGTTGCCCAGTGCCTGGGATGAGAAGAAGCTCAACGGCTTCAAGCCGCTGCCGACAACCGGCCTGTCGTTCATCGACTTCGGACGCACCGCCTAG
- a CDS encoding phosphomannomutase/phosphoglucomutase: MTSEQNKTFDLSASFKAYDVRGIVGESITAEIVEAVGAAFIDVLGLEGETVLVGGDMRPSSPEFSQAFANGAATRGANVQLLDLISTDELYYACGALNAAGATFTASHNPAEYNGIKMAKAGAQPISSESGLKEIQALAEQYLNDGSIPSAATRGEIGVHDVLKDYSEYLRKLVDLSGSRPLKIVVDAGNGMAGLTTPAVLGDKLLPALPFEIIPLYFELDGSFPNHPANPLEPENLRDLQAAVVKHGADIGLAFDGDADRCFVIDEKGQPVSPSAITGMVARREIARARQSGEETPVIIHNLLTSKAVPELVANDGGRAVRTRVGHSFIKAVMAEEGAVFGGEHSAHFYFRDFWNADTGMLAAMHVLAALGEQDGLLSELGRQYEPYVSSGEINSEIEDKAAAVERVRVDFETEDIEIDHMDGSTFTAKDGSWWFNLRPSNTEPFLRLNAEAKDQPTMEKIRDRVLALVRG; encoded by the coding sequence GTGACTAGCGAGCAGAACAAGACATTCGACCTCTCGGCATCCTTTAAGGCGTACGACGTCCGGGGCATCGTAGGTGAATCCATCACCGCTGAAATCGTCGAGGCCGTCGGCGCTGCCTTCATCGACGTCCTGGGCCTCGAGGGGGAAACCGTCCTCGTTGGCGGCGACATGCGCCCTTCGTCCCCTGAGTTCAGCCAGGCCTTCGCCAACGGTGCGGCAACCCGTGGTGCCAACGTTCAGCTCCTTGACCTGATCTCCACCGACGAGCTCTACTACGCTTGTGGCGCCCTGAACGCCGCCGGTGCCACGTTCACCGCGAGCCACAATCCAGCCGAATACAACGGCATCAAGATGGCCAAAGCGGGCGCCCAGCCGATCTCGTCCGAAAGCGGCCTCAAGGAAATCCAGGCACTTGCAGAGCAGTACCTGAACGACGGCTCCATTCCGTCCGCGGCGACCCGCGGCGAAATCGGGGTCCATGATGTCTTGAAGGACTACTCCGAGTACCTGCGCAAACTGGTGGACCTCTCCGGTTCCCGGCCCCTGAAGATCGTGGTTGACGCCGGCAACGGCATGGCCGGCCTGACTACTCCGGCCGTCCTGGGCGACAAGCTGCTCCCGGCGCTCCCCTTCGAAATCATCCCGCTCTACTTTGAGCTGGACGGCTCCTTCCCGAACCACCCGGCAAACCCGCTGGAACCGGAAAACCTCCGCGACCTGCAGGCTGCCGTCGTCAAGCATGGCGCGGATATCGGTCTCGCTTTCGACGGCGACGCCGACCGCTGCTTCGTCATTGACGAAAAGGGGCAGCCTGTCTCCCCGTCGGCCATCACAGGAATGGTTGCCCGACGCGAGATCGCCCGCGCCCGGCAGTCCGGCGAAGAAACCCCTGTGATCATCCACAACCTCCTGACCTCCAAGGCTGTCCCGGAGCTTGTTGCCAACGACGGCGGCCGAGCAGTCCGCACGCGCGTGGGCCACTCCTTCATCAAGGCAGTCATGGCTGAGGAGGGCGCAGTCTTCGGCGGAGAACACTCCGCGCACTTCTACTTCAGGGACTTCTGGAACGCTGACACCGGAATGCTTGCAGCCATGCACGTACTTGCTGCGCTCGGCGAGCAGGATGGACTGCTTTCTGAGCTCGGCCGCCAGTACGAACCCTACGTATCCTCGGGCGAGATCAACTCCGAAATCGAAGACAAGGCGGCCGCTGTGGAGCGCGTGCGCGTGGACTTTGAAACCGAAGACATCGAGATCGACCACATGGACGGCAGCACGTTCACGGCCAAGGACGGCAGCTGGTGGTTCAACCTGCGGCCCTCCAACACCGAGCCCTTCCTGCGGTTGAACGCCGAGGCCAAGGACCAGCCCACCATGGAAAAGATCCGCGACCGCGTACTCGCGTTGGTACGGGGTTAG
- a CDS encoding fumarylacetoacetate hydrolase family protein: MKFFRRMLDGVPRLGLANPDLVSGRLYPAGLDAFEVISRPGIAADGDFVDFAAVELLPPIQVATIRDFITFEQHTEGALRSVAPEKGVPDAWYQAPSFYFTNPHAAIGHNATVPMAPGSRQFDFELEVAAVIGADGFNLSVEEAGNHIAGYMILNDWSARDVQRGEMTVGLGPAKGKDTATSLGPLFVTKDELEDVTSDGFLDLSMSVSVNGKVLATDSLANMAWNFSELVSYASRGTWVRRGDILGSGTSGGGCLAEFWGWYGTEAPPALERDDVVSLTVERLGTLTNVVGGASPVHGIPKARRRSYVPPMPFAPGI, from the coding sequence ATGAAGTTCTTCCGGAGAATGCTCGACGGCGTTCCCCGCCTTGGGCTGGCCAATCCGGACTTGGTCTCTGGCCGGCTTTATCCGGCAGGGCTGGACGCGTTTGAGGTGATCTCCCGTCCGGGGATTGCCGCCGACGGTGACTTTGTGGATTTTGCCGCCGTTGAGCTTCTGCCTCCGATCCAGGTCGCCACCATCCGGGACTTCATCACCTTCGAGCAGCACACGGAGGGTGCCTTGCGCTCAGTAGCCCCGGAGAAGGGTGTCCCGGACGCCTGGTACCAGGCGCCGTCGTTCTATTTCACCAATCCGCACGCGGCGATAGGCCACAACGCGACTGTTCCCATGGCGCCGGGCTCCCGGCAGTTCGACTTTGAGCTGGAAGTTGCGGCAGTCATAGGCGCCGACGGCTTCAACCTCTCCGTGGAGGAGGCGGGAAATCACATCGCCGGCTACATGATCCTCAACGATTGGTCAGCCCGGGATGTGCAGCGCGGCGAAATGACCGTCGGCCTGGGACCAGCCAAAGGCAAGGACACGGCGACATCCCTGGGGCCGTTGTTCGTGACCAAGGACGAGCTGGAGGACGTAACCTCGGACGGGTTCCTTGATCTGTCCATGAGCGTCTCTGTAAATGGCAAGGTCCTTGCCACGGATTCTCTGGCCAACATGGCCTGGAATTTTTCTGAGCTGGTGTCCTATGCGAGTCGGGGAACCTGGGTTCGACGTGGCGACATCCTGGGGTCCGGAACCAGTGGCGGAGGCTGTCTTGCTGAATTCTGGGGTTGGTACGGAACCGAGGCTCCGCCGGCCTTGGAACGGGACGACGTTGTGAGCCTGACGGTGGAACGGCTTGGAACTCTGACCAACGTTGTGGGCGGCGCGTCTCCGGTGCACGGGATTCCCAAAGCCCGGAGGCGTTCCTATGTCCCGCCGATGCCGTTCGCCCCGGGTATTTAG
- a CDS encoding phosphoenolpyruvate carboxykinase (GTP): protein MGDLARLPLLEKAPTTHARLLAWVEEVAELTQPDRIHWVDGSEAENTKLTDELVEAGTLKRLNPETFPNSFAAFSDPADVARVEEQTFICSENERDAGFTNNWMAPAEMKQKLRGLFAGSMRGRTMYVIPFVMGHLDAEDPKFGVEITDSAYVVASMRIMARIGTDVLDRITQTDAFFVPALHSLGAPLEPGQADVAWPCNPDKWIVHFPEERSIWSFGSGYGGNALLGKKCYALRIASVMARDEGWLAEHMLILKLTSPEQKTYYVSAAFPSACGKTNLALLDPTIKGWKVETLGDDITWMRFGKEGELRAVNPEAGLFGVAPGTGWGTNPNAMRAIAKGNSIFTNVALTDDGGVWWEGMTEETPAHLTDWRGESWTPDSDTPAAHPNSRFCTPIDQIDMLAEEYFSPEGVELSAILFGGRRKTTIPLVTEARSWSNGIFMGSTLSSETTAAAAGAVGVVRRDPMAMLPFIGYDAGDYLNHWVNLSAKANPERLPKIFLVNWFRRNPEGGFAWPGFGDNARVLKWAIERLEGKADAVETPIGFVPTGESIDLEGLDMTPAEVESAVRVDADEWSTELASIEEWFANFGESLPAALQSELDGLKTRLG, encoded by the coding sequence ATGGGCGATCTGGCGCGACTGCCGCTGCTTGAGAAGGCACCTACTACGCATGCACGTCTGCTGGCCTGGGTTGAGGAAGTTGCCGAGCTGACTCAGCCGGACCGCATTCACTGGGTTGATGGCAGCGAAGCAGAAAACACGAAGCTCACCGACGAACTCGTCGAGGCCGGAACGCTGAAGCGACTGAACCCGGAAACCTTCCCCAATTCCTTCGCGGCATTCTCCGACCCCGCTGACGTCGCCCGTGTGGAAGAGCAGACCTTCATCTGCTCCGAGAACGAACGCGATGCAGGCTTCACCAACAACTGGATGGCTCCGGCCGAGATGAAGCAGAAGCTGCGCGGACTCTTCGCCGGTTCCATGCGTGGCCGCACCATGTACGTCATCCCGTTCGTCATGGGCCACCTCGATGCAGAAGACCCCAAGTTCGGCGTTGAGATCACCGACTCCGCCTATGTCGTAGCCTCCATGCGCATCATGGCCCGCATCGGCACGGACGTCCTGGACCGCATCACCCAGACCGATGCCTTCTTCGTTCCCGCCCTCCACTCGCTGGGCGCGCCGCTGGAACCCGGCCAGGCCGACGTCGCATGGCCTTGCAACCCGGACAAGTGGATCGTCCACTTCCCGGAAGAGCGCTCCATCTGGTCCTTCGGATCCGGCTACGGCGGCAACGCCCTGTTGGGCAAGAAGTGCTACGCCCTTCGCATCGCCTCCGTCATGGCACGCGATGAGGGCTGGCTCGCCGAGCACATGCTCATCCTGAAGCTGACCTCCCCCGAGCAGAAGACCTACTACGTCTCAGCTGCGTTCCCGTCCGCCTGCGGCAAGACCAACCTTGCGCTGCTCGACCCCACCATCAAGGGTTGGAAGGTCGAGACTCTTGGTGACGACATCACCTGGATGCGCTTCGGCAAGGAAGGCGAACTCCGCGCAGTCAACCCCGAAGCCGGCCTGTTCGGCGTCGCTCCCGGCACCGGTTGGGGCACCAACCCCAACGCCATGCGCGCCATTGCCAAGGGCAACAGCATCTTCACCAACGTTGCGCTGACCGACGACGGCGGCGTCTGGTGGGAAGGCATGACGGAGGAAACCCCTGCGCACCTGACCGACTGGCGCGGCGAGTCCTGGACACCGGACTCCGACACGCCTGCAGCCCACCCGAACTCCCGCTTCTGCACGCCGATCGACCAGATCGACATGTTGGCCGAGGAATACTTCAGCCCTGAGGGTGTGGAGCTCTCCGCCATCCTCTTCGGTGGACGCCGCAAGACCACCATTCCGCTGGTCACCGAAGCCCGCAGCTGGTCCAACGGCATCTTCATGGGTTCCACGCTGTCCTCGGAAACCACGGCTGCCGCTGCCGGCGCTGTCGGTGTTGTCCGCCGCGACCCCATGGCCATGCTGCCGTTCATCGGCTACGACGCAGGCGATTACCTGAACCACTGGGTCAACCTGTCTGCCAAGGCCAACCCGGAGCGTCTGCCGAAGATCTTCCTGGTCAACTGGTTCCGCCGCAACCCCGAGGGTGGCTTCGCGTGGCCCGGATTCGGCGACAACGCCCGCGTGCTCAAGTGGGCCATCGAGCGCCTTGAAGGCAAGGCAGACGCCGTGGAGACCCCGATCGGGTTCGTCCCGACCGGTGAATCCATCGACCTCGAAGGCTTGGACATGACTCCGGCCGAGGTTGAGTCCGCTGTTCGCGTCGACGCCGACGAATGGTCAACCGAGCTGGCATCCATCGAGGAATGGTTCGCCAACTTCGGCGAATCCCTCCCGGCGGCTCTCCAGTCCGAACTGGACGGTCTCAAGACCCGTCTGGGCTAG
- a CDS encoding RrF2 family transcriptional regulator has translation MKINAFADVSLRALMVLAAAPDGALLTTQAVADAVGTPYNHVSKAMVRLRALGLINVERGRLGGSRLNDAGREATVGQVLRHLDSRQDPAECQSPAKVCPLITECALRHAMTRAREAFYRELDGIVISSLPHTRQMDPVFESIGLRPEIRMSVAP, from the coding sequence ATGAAAATCAACGCCTTCGCAGATGTGAGCCTTCGAGCCCTCATGGTATTGGCCGCGGCTCCTGACGGTGCGTTGCTGACCACGCAGGCGGTGGCAGATGCCGTGGGAACTCCCTACAACCACGTCAGCAAGGCAATGGTCCGCCTGCGCGCGTTGGGACTTATAAACGTCGAACGGGGTCGGCTCGGCGGATCCCGCCTGAACGACGCAGGGCGGGAAGCCACGGTCGGACAGGTCCTGCGTCACCTGGACAGTCGCCAGGACCCGGCCGAGTGCCAGTCGCCCGCCAAGGTCTGCCCCTTGATCACCGAATGCGCACTCCGTCATGCCATGACCCGCGCCAGGGAGGCCTTCTACCGTGAGTTGGACGGCATCGTGATCTCATCACTCCCCCACACCCGCCAAATGGACCCGGTGTTCGAATCAATCGGGCTTCGGCCCGAGATCCGGATGAGCGTGGCACCCTAG